One part of the Lachnospiraceae bacterium JLR.KK002 genome encodes these proteins:
- the melB gene encoding melibiose:sodium transporter MelB, which yields MNMQSENVGKTQYKHVSAREKYCFGIGAIGKDAICNLVGAFLMLYFTDTLYLAPAFVGVLFFVARIWDAVNDPVMGMIVDNTRTKYGKFRIWLIIGTLINSVVFVLLFHSFNLKGTALYVYVSVMYILYGMTYTIMDVPYWSWLPNLTNDPREREKISVIPRFFASLAGFSVATFGLYIIFGLNEMAGETNKYAETGYTLFAVIIAVIFIIAIGITVFNVKEESTLNAKVQKTNLKQALTVIVKNDQLVAFIGLLLTFNLCTQIAKSFAVYYFKNVCGNEYLYSIFGMAIIAEMLGLVCFPRIAAKMGREKVYFCACVMPIIGLILLGASGYIAPTNAVLVVICCAILFFGSGLSLGVTTCCMADVIDYGEVKFGVRNESVTCSAQTFLMKAAMAAAGGLTGVGLEIVGYEAKAEVQSAGTVFGIRILMIVIPIILAALSYFIYRKFYTLKGDKMEEVALKLQEMHKND from the coding sequence ATGAATATGCAGAGTGAAAATGTTGGAAAGACACAGTATAAACATGTGTCTGCAAGGGAAAAGTATTGTTTCGGGATTGGTGCAATTGGAAAAGATGCAATCTGTAACCTGGTTGGAGCATTCCTGATGCTGTATTTTACGGATACCCTGTATCTGGCCCCGGCTTTTGTAGGCGTACTGTTCTTTGTGGCAAGAATATGGGATGCGGTAAACGACCCGGTCATGGGCATGATTGTGGATAATACCCGTACGAAATACGGAAAATTCCGTATCTGGCTGATTATCGGAACACTGATAAACTCCGTCGTATTTGTACTTCTGTTCCACAGCTTTAACTTAAAGGGAACCGCACTGTATGTATACGTTTCCGTTATGTATATTCTGTATGGCATGACATATACCATCATGGACGTACCTTACTGGTCCTGGCTTCCGAACCTGACCAACGATCCTCGCGAACGTGAAAAGATTTCCGTTATCCCAAGATTTTTTGCAAGCCTTGCAGGATTCTCCGTAGCAACATTTGGACTGTATATTATCTTCGGTCTGAATGAGATGGCGGGAGAGACCAACAAATATGCAGAGACCGGTTATACCCTGTTTGCAGTTATCATCGCAGTTATTTTTATTATCGCTATCGGAATTACCGTATTTAATGTAAAAGAAGAATCCACGCTGAATGCAAAGGTTCAGAAAACCAACTTAAAGCAGGCTCTTACCGTAATTGTGAAAAATGATCAGCTTGTGGCTTTTATCGGACTGCTGCTTACCTTTAATCTCTGTACGCAGATTGCAAAGAGCTTTGCGGTTTACTATTTCAAAAACGTGTGCGGCAACGAATATCTGTACTCCATTTTCGGAATGGCAATTATCGCAGAAATGCTGGGACTGGTATGCTTCCCCAGAATTGCCGCAAAAATGGGAAGGGAAAAAGTATACTTCTGTGCCTGCGTTATGCCGATTATCGGGCTGATTCTTCTTGGAGCTTCCGGTTATATCGCTCCCACCAATGCGGTGCTGGTAGTTATCTGCTGTGCCATCCTGTTTTTCGGTTCCGGCCTGTCACTGGGGGTAACCACCTGCTGTATGGCGGATGTTATCGACTATGGCGAAGTGAAATTCGGCGTCCGCAATGAAAGCGTTACCTGTTCCGCCCAGACATTCCTGATGAAAGCGGCGATGGCTGCAGCAGGAGGCCTGACCGGTGTGGGACTTGAAATCGTGGGATATGAGGCAAAGGCAGAAGTACAGTCAGCAGGAACTGTTTTTGGGATTCGTATTCTGATGATTGTGATTCCCATCATTCTGGCAGCTCTGAGTTATTTCATCTACAGAAAATTCTACACTCTGAAAGGGGATAAAATGGAAGAAGTGGCTCTGAAACTGCAGGAAATGCACAAAAATGACTAA
- a CDS encoding NUDIX domain-containing protein, which yields MKKSALTTLCYIEQDDCYLMLHRVKKQVDVNKDKWIGIGGHFEEGESPEECLFREVKEETGLILTGFSFRGIVTFSAAGWPTEYMCLYTADSFEGILTDCDEGTLEWVAKKDLMSLNLWEGDKIFFRLLMENIPFFSLKLSYDGDRLTEAVLNGKPMELLELRREDGSRTGVIRERSLVHELGDLHGTSHVWIVRPTETGSFEVLLQKRSSGKDSYPGCYDISSAGHVPAGGNYLDSALRELEEELGIRACPEDLQELFLHRGYAESEFYGKPFKNAEVTMVYLYSCPVNLSDLSLQKEEVEAVCWMEYEKLLAKVRKEAAQGKAENYCIFLDELEKLGEYLR from the coding sequence TTGAAAAAATCAGCTTTGACAACACTTTGTTATATAGAACAGGACGATTGCTATCTGATGCTCCATCGGGTGAAAAAACAGGTGGATGTGAACAAAGATAAATGGATTGGAATCGGCGGACATTTCGAAGAAGGGGAAAGTCCGGAGGAGTGTCTGTTCCGGGAAGTAAAGGAAGAGACCGGTCTTATACTGACCGGTTTTTCTTTTCGGGGAATCGTGACCTTTTCGGCGGCAGGCTGGCCCACCGAGTATATGTGTCTTTATACAGCGGACAGCTTTGAGGGAATCCTGACCGACTGCGACGAAGGGACGCTGGAATGGGTAGCGAAAAAAGATCTTATGTCTCTGAATCTGTGGGAGGGGGATAAAATCTTTTTCCGTCTTCTTATGGAAAATATTCCCTTTTTCTCTCTGAAATTAAGTTATGACGGGGACCGTCTGACAGAAGCGGTGCTGAACGGAAAGCCCATGGAGCTTCTGGAGCTGCGCCGGGAGGACGGAAGCAGAACGGGAGTGATACGGGAACGCTCCCTGGTTCACGAACTGGGGGATTTGCACGGAACGTCCCATGTGTGGATTGTACGCCCCACAGAGACAGGAAGTTTTGAAGTCCTGCTGCAGAAACGAAGTTCCGGAAAAGATTCCTATCCGGGCTGTTATGACATCTCCTCCGCAGGACATGTACCTGCCGGAGGTAATTACCTGGACTCAGCGTTGCGGGAACTGGAGGAGGAGCTGGGAATCCGGGCATGTCCGGAGGATTTGCAGGAACTCTTTCTTCACAGAGGTTATGCAGAATCAGAATTTTACGGAAAACCCTTTAAAAATGCCGAAGTCACCATGGTGTATCTCTATAGCTGCCCGGTGAATCTGTCGGATTTAAGTCTCCAGAAAGAAGAAGTGGAAGCAGTATGCTGGATGGAATATGAAAAATTACTGGCAAAGGTTCGGAAAGAAGCTGCACAGGGGAAAGCGGAGAATTACTGTATTTTCCTGGATGAACTGGAAAAGCTGGGAGAATATCTGAGATAA
- a CDS encoding DUF3788 domain-containing protein has product MIDLLDKSNCPAIEEISEYVKNPVFMEFCSEIRNTYNCREKTEYSSCSWKKGWNLKFKKAGKTLCTIYPGEYYFTVLIVVGKKEKESVEAILPECTPELSDIYHRTQEGNGQRWLMIELEDRNGLYQDVLRLIQICGKK; this is encoded by the coding sequence ATGATTGATTTACTGGATAAAAGCAACTGCCCCGCCATTGAAGAAATAAGCGAGTATGTGAAAAACCCTGTTTTTATGGAATTCTGTTCCGAAATCAGGAACACATATAACTGCAGGGAAAAAACAGAGTACAGTTCATGCAGCTGGAAAAAGGGATGGAATCTTAAATTTAAAAAAGCCGGAAAAACATTGTGCACCATATATCCGGGGGAATATTATTTTACGGTTCTGATTGTGGTTGGCAAAAAAGAAAAAGAGTCTGTGGAGGCAATCCTGCCGGAATGTACTCCGGAACTGTCTGATATATACCATCGGACACAGGAAGGAAACGGGCAGAGATGGTTAATGATTGAGCTGGAAGACAGGAACGGTCTGTATCAGGATGTTCTGCGTCTGATTCAGATTTGCGGAAAGAAGTAA
- a CDS encoding AraC family transcriptional regulator: MENAYVLQLTGAKFKDLYLCFCGMSDCEPNHSFGPAVRPNYIIHYILWGKGIYQVGDHKYELQQGQGFLIEPEAVTFYKADEKNPWSYLWIGFAGEQAEEYLQDLGLNSNQLVFQSEQGKDLKRIVAKMLSYHSASGTDQYYLQSLLYEFFAVLTKDARFADVTKETKESIYVQKSINFIRNNYSAGIGVQDIADHVCVSRSYLYKLFEETLQMSPKDFLTQFQISRSKELLVVTDLSIEGVAMSCGYGDALVYSKTFKKIMGMPPSVYRKTHRREVREHLESQEQKLAKLLETF; the protein is encoded by the coding sequence ATGGAAAACGCATATGTATTGCAGCTGACGGGAGCGAAATTTAAAGATTTGTATCTGTGCTTTTGCGGAATGTCTGACTGCGAGCCCAACCACAGCTTCGGCCCGGCGGTCCGGCCAAATTATATTATCCACTATATTCTGTGGGGAAAGGGTATATACCAGGTGGGAGACCATAAGTATGAGCTGCAGCAGGGCCAGGGTTTTCTGATTGAGCCGGAAGCAGTGACTTTTTATAAAGCGGATGAGAAAAATCCTTGGTCTTATCTGTGGATTGGATTTGCCGGAGAACAGGCGGAGGAGTATCTGCAGGATTTGGGGTTGAACAGCAATCAGCTGGTGTTTCAGAGTGAACAGGGGAAGGATTTGAAGCGGATTGTGGCAAAAATGTTAAGCTACCATTCCGCCTCCGGAACAGACCAGTATTACCTCCAGAGTCTTCTGTATGAATTTTTTGCAGTGCTGACCAAAGACGCCAGATTTGCAGATGTGACAAAAGAGACGAAAGAAAGTATTTATGTGCAGAAATCCATCAATTTTATCCGGAATAATTATTCTGCCGGAATCGGGGTACAGGATATTGCGGATCATGTCTGTGTGAGCCGCAGTTATCTCTACAAGCTGTTTGAGGAAACCCTTCAGATGTCTCCCAAAGATTTTCTGACTCAGTTTCAGATTTCCAGATCCAAAGAACTCCTTGTGGTGACAGATTTGTCCATCGAAGGAGTTGCCATGTCCTGCGGGTACGGCGACGCTCTGGTGTATTCCAAAACATTTAAAAAGATTATGGGTATGCCGCCCAGCGTATACCGCAAAACCCACCGCAGGGAAGTTCGGGAGCACCTGGAATCTCAGGAACAGAAACTGGCGAAGCTGCTGGAAACATTTTGA
- a CDS encoding SMI1/KNR4 family protein — translation MDIAQKYTEGLKKAYYDNHGQEQWDDFEHTVHGVSREHLEKLRALYPDIPDSLVHLLEFADGTYWRTYGEKTVAFFFLGSDLEEYPYYLLSAEQMMDKDDSDWIEEYIDREFDQVSIDEKITDDSEKMCWLHFSDCMNNGGTSQLFIDFSPSPKGKKGQIARYLHDPDEIEIIADSFEEYLEMLMERGYDFISEEDMED, via the coding sequence ATGGATATCGCACAAAAATATACGGAAGGCCTCAAAAAGGCATATTATGACAATCACGGACAGGAACAATGGGATGACTTTGAGCACACAGTACATGGGGTCAGCAGAGAACATCTGGAAAAACTGCGGGCTTTATACCCGGATATTCCGGACAGTCTGGTACATCTGCTGGAGTTTGCAGACGGAACATACTGGAGAACATATGGGGAAAAGACCGTCGCTTTTTTCTTTCTGGGCTCTGACCTGGAAGAATACCCTTACTATCTGTTATCTGCAGAACAGATGATGGACAAAGATGATTCTGACTGGATAGAAGAATATATCGACCGGGAATTCGACCAGGTTTCCATTGACGAGAAAATCACGGACGATTCTGAAAAGATGTGCTGGCTGCATTTTTCCGACTGCATGAATAACGGCGGCACCTCCCAGTTATTTATTGATTTCTCTCCGTCTCCCAAAGGAAAAAAGGGACAGATTGCCCGGTATCTCCATGACCCGGATGAAATTGAAATCATTGCCGACAGCTTTGAGGAATATCTGGAAATGCTGATGGAGCGCGGGTATGATTTTATATCAGAAGAGGATATGGAAGATTAA
- a CDS encoding exonuclease domain-containing protein: protein MTGNRGKRLNRYVEDYVVFDLETTGVRPGLDRIIEISALKVRGHQVEDQYTTLVNPEMRIPRAATAVNGITDEMVKDAPEMEEAVRGFLDFVGNDILVGHNIHTFDMIFICDAAMETLGADIGNDYIDTLYLARKCLPQLSHCRLTDVSAYFRINTDGAHRALNDCAMNQKCYEELGKILVEMQQNQPEILCPRCGSEMVKRRGKYGEFYGCSNYPGCRGTRKI from the coding sequence ATGACAGGGAACAGAGGAAAACGCCTGAACCGGTATGTGGAGGATTATGTGGTATTTGATCTGGAGACCACAGGAGTCCGGCCGGGGCTGGACAGGATTATAGAAATATCGGCGTTAAAGGTCCGGGGCCATCAGGTGGAAGATCAGTATACGACGCTGGTGAATCCGGAAATGAGGATTCCCAGGGCTGCCACAGCAGTCAACGGAATTACCGATGAAATGGTAAAGGACGCGCCGGAGATGGAAGAAGCAGTCCGGGGCTTTCTGGATTTCGTGGGAAATGATATCCTGGTGGGCCATAATATACATACTTTTGATATGATTTTTATCTGTGATGCTGCAATGGAAACGCTGGGGGCAGATATTGGCAATGATTATATTGATACTCTGTATCTGGCCAGAAAATGCCTGCCGCAGCTTTCTCACTGCAGACTGACGGATGTGTCCGCATATTTCCGGATTAATACAGACGGAGCCCACCGGGCCCTAAATGACTGTGCGATGAATCAGAAATGCTATGAGGAACTGGGAAAGATTCTGGTAGAGATGCAGCAGAATCAGCCGGAGATTCTCTGCCCCAGGTGCGGGAGTGAAATGGTAAAGCGCAGAGGAAAATACGGGGAATTTTACGGATGCAGCAATTATCCCGGCTGCCGGGGAACCAGAAAAATTTAA
- a CDS encoding alpha-galactosidase: MSIIYHEETKVFHLHNGEISYIMMILPNGQMGHLYFGKKIHDRENFGDLLETAPRPMSSCTFEGNKAFSLEHIKQELPVYGTGDYRSPAVEVIQENGSRISDFQYHSHHVEAGKPELPGLPATYAEDSKEAETLMLNLYDSVTGIRAEMFYTIFAGRPVLARSVRYINNGNRPVQLGRAMSLCLDLPDCAYDWVQFSGAWARERHVKTRRLTMGVQSVGSMRGNSSHEHNPFLILKRPDTGEQQGEAIGFSFVYSGNFLMQAEVDAHDNTRVLVGIHPDTFAWHLEPEESFQTPEAVMVYTDSGLNHMSQTFHQLFQKRLARGYWRDRVRPILINNWEATYFDFTEDKLVHIAKKAKECGVELFVLDDGWFGARSNDFAGLGDWEANRERLANGITGLAERMEQIGMKFGLWFEPEMVNKDSDLYRSHPDWILQVSGRANTHGRNQYVLDFSRKEVVDRIFEMMAKILREAKVSYIKWDMNRSITECFSQAYSPERQGEIFHRYILGVYDLYDRLTREFPEVLFESCASGGGRFDPGILYYAPQGWASDNSDAVERMKIQYGTSMCYPVSSMGSHVSVIPNHQVFRNTPLHTRANVAYFGTFGYELDLNKLTEEEIEEVKEQIAFMKEYRSLLQFGTFYRLKSPFEGNEMAWMAVSEDKKTAVVGWYRVLNVVNDRFTRVKLQGLNENFCYENSRDGSRVYGDELMNMGLNTSDATAGQTPDDQAPCTDFESRIYILKAVGQVEA, encoded by the coding sequence ATGAGCATTATTTATCATGAAGAAACAAAGGTATTTCATTTACATAACGGCGAAATCAGTTATATTATGATGATTCTTCCCAACGGGCAGATGGGGCACCTCTATTTCGGGAAAAAAATTCATGACAGGGAAAATTTCGGGGATTTGCTGGAAACAGCGCCCCGCCCCATGTCCTCCTGTACCTTTGAGGGAAATAAAGCATTTTCCCTGGAACATATCAAACAGGAGCTGCCCGTCTATGGAACCGGAGATTACAGAAGCCCGGCTGTGGAGGTAATCCAGGAAAACGGCAGCAGGATTTCAGATTTTCAGTATCATTCCCATCATGTGGAAGCCGGAAAGCCGGAGCTTCCGGGGCTTCCGGCCACCTATGCGGAAGATTCCAAAGAGGCGGAAACCCTTATGCTGAATCTTTATGATTCTGTGACCGGAATCCGGGCGGAAATGTTTTATACCATTTTCGCTGGAAGGCCGGTGCTGGCCAGAAGTGTCCGTTACATCAACAACGGAAACAGGCCGGTACAGCTTGGGAGAGCCATGAGCCTTTGCCTGGACCTTCCGGACTGTGCGTACGACTGGGTACAGTTTTCCGGCGCATGGGCAAGGGAACGGCATGTGAAAACGCGCCGTCTTACCATGGGGGTGCAGTCTGTGGGCAGTATGCGGGGCAATTCTTCCCATGAGCACAATCCGTTCCTGATTTTAAAGCGTCCGGATACGGGGGAACAGCAGGGAGAGGCCATAGGGTTCAGTTTTGTATACAGCGGCAATTTCCTGATGCAGGCGGAGGTGGACGCCCATGACAATACCAGGGTGCTGGTGGGCATTCATCCCGATACCTTTGCATGGCATCTGGAGCCGGAAGAAAGTTTCCAGACCCCGGAGGCAGTGATGGTATATACGGATTCCGGTTTGAACCATATGAGCCAGACGTTCCATCAGTTATTTCAGAAAAGACTGGCAAGGGGTTACTGGCGTGACCGTGTCCGTCCCATCTTAATCAATAACTGGGAAGCTACGTATTTTGATTTTACCGAAGATAAGCTGGTACATATTGCAAAAAAGGCAAAAGAGTGCGGCGTGGAGCTGTTTGTACTGGACGACGGATGGTTCGGCGCCAGAAGCAATGATTTTGCGGGCCTTGGCGACTGGGAGGCCAACAGAGAGCGCCTGGCCAACGGAATTACCGGGCTGGCAGAGCGGATGGAGCAGATTGGCATGAAGTTCGGCCTGTGGTTTGAGCCGGAAATGGTGAACAAAGATTCCGACTTATACCGGAGCCATCCCGACTGGATTCTGCAGGTTTCCGGCAGAGCCAATACCCATGGCAGAAACCAGTATGTGCTGGATTTCTCCAGAAAAGAAGTGGTGGACCGTATTTTTGAAATGATGGCAAAAATCCTGCGGGAAGCAAAAGTATCCTATATTAAATGGGATATGAACCGAAGCATTACGGAATGTTTCAGCCAGGCCTACAGCCCAGAGCGGCAGGGCGAGATTTTCCATCGTTATATTCTGGGAGTATACGATTTGTATGACCGCCTGACCAGGGAATTTCCGGAGGTGCTGTTTGAGTCCTGCGCCAGCGGCGGCGGCCGGTTTGACCCAGGCATTCTCTACTATGCGCCCCAGGGCTGGGCCAGCGACAATTCCGATGCGGTGGAGCGTATGAAAATTCAGTATGGTACCTCCATGTGTTATCCTGTCAGCAGTATGGGCAGCCATGTGTCAGTGATACCAAACCATCAGGTGTTCCGCAATACGCCGCTGCACACCAGAGCAAATGTGGCATACTTCGGAACCTTCGGCTATGAGCTGGATTTGAATAAACTGACGGAAGAAGAAATTGAAGAAGTAAAAGAGCAGATTGCTTTTATGAAAGAATACCGCAGCCTCCTGCAGTTCGGCACCTTCTACCGGCTGAAAAGCCCCTTTGAGGGAAATGAAATGGCCTGGATGGCAGTCAGCGAGGATAAAAAAACAGCAGTGGTGGGCTGGTACCGGGTGCTGAATGTGGTAAATGACCGTTTTACACGGGTAAAACTGCAGGGTCTGAATGAAAATTTCTGTTATGAAAACAGCCGGGACGGTTCCAGAGTTTACGGAGATGAGCTGATGAATATGGGACTGAATACTTCAGACGCCACAGCAGGGCAGACGCCGGACGATCAGGCGCCCTGTACGGATTTTGAGTCGAGGATTTATATTCTGAAAGCAGTGGGACAGGTGGAAGCATGA
- the thiD gene encoding bifunctional hydroxymethylpyrimidine kinase/phosphomethylpyrimidine kinase, whose protein sequence is MKVVLTIAGSDCSGGAGIQADLKTIAAHGLYGESVITALTAQNTMGVADIVPVSPAFLEKQLECVFTDIVPDAVKIGMVTGIPQMEVIRNCLLRYQARHVVMDTVMVSTSGKHLMEPEALTYYKEKLLPLAELYTPNLPEAEVLLKRTIKTKEERVAAAREFALQYKGIVYLKGGHDENSADDLLFWQGHPIWISGKHIDSGNTHGTGCTLSSAIACGLAQELSPEESVRNAKEYLTGAILDGMNLGKGNGPLNHMYKI, encoded by the coding sequence ATGAAGGTTGTGCTTACCATAGCGGGAAGCGACTGCAGCGGCGGCGCCGGCATACAGGCGGATTTGAAAACCATAGCGGCCCACGGGCTGTACGGAGAAAGTGTCATCACTGCGCTGACGGCGCAGAATACCATGGGGGTAGCGGATATTGTACCGGTATCCCCTGCATTTTTGGAAAAGCAGCTGGAATGTGTCTTTACGGATATCGTGCCGGATGCGGTAAAAATCGGTATGGTGACGGGAATACCCCAGATGGAAGTGATTCGGAACTGTCTGCTTCGGTATCAGGCCAGACATGTGGTGATGGACACGGTGATGGTATCCACCAGCGGAAAACACCTGATGGAGCCGGAAGCACTGACGTATTATAAAGAAAAACTGCTCCCGCTGGCGGAACTTTATACTCCGAATCTGCCGGAAGCAGAGGTTTTGTTAAAAAGAACCATAAAAACAAAAGAAGAAAGGGTTGCGGCGGCAAGGGAGTTTGCGTTACAATACAAGGGTATTGTTTACTTAAAAGGCGGTCACGATGAGAATTCCGCAGATGACCTGCTGTTCTGGCAGGGGCATCCCATATGGATTTCCGGAAAACACATTGACAGCGGAAATACCCATGGAACCGGCTGTACCCTGTCTTCCGCCATAGCCTGCGGGCTGGCTCAGGAACTGAGTCCGGAAGAGAGCGTGAGAAACGCGAAGGAGTATCTGACCGGGGCGATTCTGGACGGGATGAATCTGGGAAAGGGAAACGGGCCGCTGAACCATATGTACAAAATATAG
- a CDS encoding DNA-deoxyinosine glycosylase, translating into MAEYHQHTHEFEPVYDSNSRILILGTFPSVKSRAQHFYYGHPQNRFWKVLAAVTQEPVPITIPEKKHLLLSHQIAVWDVIQSCEIIGSSDSSIRNVVPADIPGLLEQTSVTAVFGNGAKACELFQKYTRPLLLSTYAGSKPEAESLCSIRKLPSTSPANAAWSLERLTDCWRQEIGSYLRYSPSFSSSSRKIQ; encoded by the coding sequence ATGGCAGAATACCATCAGCACACTCACGAATTTGAACCTGTATATGACAGTAACTCCAGAATCCTGATTCTGGGCACTTTCCCTTCCGTCAAATCCAGAGCGCAACATTTTTATTACGGCCATCCCCAAAACCGCTTCTGGAAAGTTCTGGCTGCAGTTACACAGGAACCGGTTCCCATCACCATTCCGGAGAAAAAGCACCTGCTGCTGAGCCATCAAATCGCTGTCTGGGACGTAATTCAGAGCTGTGAAATCATCGGTTCTTCTGACAGCAGCATCCGAAATGTGGTTCCCGCCGATATCCCCGGTCTGCTGGAGCAGACCTCCGTCACCGCTGTCTTCGGAAACGGAGCAAAAGCCTGCGAACTCTTTCAGAAATACACCCGTCCTCTGCTCCTTTCCACATATGCCGGCAGCAAACCTGAGGCAGAATCGCTGTGTTCCATCCGCAAACTTCCTTCCACCAGTCCCGCCAACGCTGCCTGGAGCCTGGAACGTCTGACGGATTGCTGGAGGCAGGAAATCGGAAGTTATCTCAGATATTCTCCCAGCTTTTCCAGTTCATCCAGGAAAATACAGTAA
- a CDS encoding DUF3298 domain-containing protein, with product MKKKILLLGLGICLLFAACSGKKTAEKGNQPDTEQEEKKEDTSEKTERKDSDSKEEKENSSAGAEEPGKELSQPPEVTFTDYSQDITDEGSGAILLSVMENSPVVSIPENEAAAEKINMAFEQKHTETQKYIEEDTELARSAYQDLSDEEKESWTGYGYGSVYKMMYASTRILSIEAESYQWQGTPHPNTWTFSYCFDATTGKLLSLADIFTDKAKAGEIVEKHILKTITEDPYKEYLMEDYESYVSDVLTEDVFYLNEKGLVVICNPYLVTAYAGGKIEIEVPYQELEEVMNELYVLK from the coding sequence ATGAAGAAAAAAATACTTTTGCTTGGATTAGGGATATGTCTGTTGTTTGCTGCCTGTTCAGGAAAGAAGACAGCAGAGAAAGGGAATCAGCCCGATACAGAGCAGGAAGAGAAAAAGGAAGATACTTCCGAAAAAACAGAACGTAAGGATTCTGACAGCAAAGAGGAAAAAGAGAACAGTTCCGCTGGTGCGGAAGAGCCGGGAAAGGAACTGAGCCAGCCGCCGGAGGTGACATTTACCGACTATTCTCAGGATATTACCGATGAAGGAAGCGGCGCCATTCTGCTGTCTGTGATGGAGAACAGTCCGGTGGTTTCCATACCGGAAAATGAGGCGGCCGCTGAGAAGATAAATATGGCTTTTGAACAGAAACATACGGAAACACAGAAATATATTGAGGAAGATACGGAGCTGGCCCGCAGCGCTTATCAGGATCTTTCCGATGAGGAGAAAGAGAGCTGGACAGGCTACGGCTATGGCTCTGTCTATAAAATGATGTATGCTTCCACCAGAATTCTGAGTATAGAAGCCGAAAGTTATCAGTGGCAGGGAACCCCTCATCCCAACACCTGGACTTTTTCCTACTGTTTTGACGCCACTACGGGAAAACTGCTGTCTCTGGCGGATATTTTCACCGATAAGGCAAAGGCCGGAGAAATTGTGGAAAAGCATATTCTTAAGACTATTACCGAAGATCCCTACAAGGAGTATCTGATGGAGGATTATGAGAGTTATGTCTCCGATGTTCTTACGGAAGATGTGTTTTATCTGAATGAAAAAGGCCTGGTGGTTATCTGCAATCCTTATCTGGTCACCGCCTATGCCGGAGGTAAGATTGAAATAGAGGTGCCTTACCAGGAACTGGAAGAAGTGATGAACGAACTGTATGTTTTGAAATAA
- a CDS encoding aspartate dehydrogenase, with amino-acid sequence MFGRKRKNHGAVQPYDSSAQIPVIRASICTGEQVAGFKDRTSGKFTEAMLIRGQQDLQEFCTRYEVNQEDIKKEW; translated from the coding sequence ATGTTTGGACGAAAGCGGAAAAATCACGGGGCGGTTCAGCCTTATGATTCCTCAGCACAGATACCGGTGATTCGCGCCAGTATCTGCACCGGGGAGCAGGTGGCCGGATTTAAAGACAGAACATCCGGGAAATTTACGGAGGCTATGCTGATTCGGGGTCAGCAGGATTTGCAGGAATTCTGCACCCGGTATGAGGTAAATCAGGAAGATATTAAGAAAGAGTGGTAA
- the thiE gene encoding thiamine phosphate synthase, producing MKKWLYLIADFSYGEDKIKAALEAGVDYIQLREKHISSAEYLLRAKRLAEWTACYHTRLIINDRMDIAVLSGAQGVHLGQEDIPVRDARRFLGADKIIGATAKTGEQAKRALEEGADYLGSGAWFPTDTKKDAVPISEETYREILKAAPIPNVAVGGITPENCRKPLDCGAHGLAISAGILKSDNPGAEVRKIRKLLEERDEKQEE from the coding sequence ATGAAAAAATGGCTGTATCTGATTGCAGATTTTTCTTATGGAGAAGATAAAATAAAAGCGGCGCTGGAAGCCGGTGTGGATTATATCCAGCTCAGGGAGAAGCATATTTCCTCGGCGGAATATCTTCTGCGGGCAAAACGGCTGGCAGAATGGACGGCCTGTTATCATACCAGGCTGATTATCAACGACAGAATGGACATTGCAGTATTAAGCGGCGCCCAGGGGGTTCACCTGGGGCAGGAGGATATTCCGGTCAGAGATGCAAGACGTTTTCTGGGAGCAGATAAAATCATCGGAGCCACTGCCAAAACAGGAGAACAGGCGAAACGGGCGCTGGAAGAAGGGGCGGACTACCTGGGAAGCGGCGCCTGGTTTCCTACGGATACCAAGAAAGACGCAGTTCCCATTTCAGAGGAGACTTACCGGGAAATTTTAAAAGCAGCTCCCATTCCCAATGTGGCTGTGGGCGGAATTACTCCGGAAAACTGCAGAAAGCCTCTGGATTGCGGAGCCCATGGACTGGCAATTTCCGCAGGAATTCTGAAATCTGACAATCCCGGAGCAGAGGTCAGAAAGATACGGAAGCTGCTGGAAGAAAGGGATGAAAAGCAGGAGGAATGA